CATTTCATTGTGTGCAAATATCTCTCCCTGAACGTAATAACTAGGAATATGACTACAAATCAGTCTGGATAAGATCACCTGCAAATGGATTTCACAACATGCATATGGTGTTCTATGATGCTTTACAGCATTACATTATCCTTGTTTATAGTGACCTCTGGCCACTGCTGCAAAcagattggcaaaaaaaaaaaggatccacTTGAGCAGTCAGACTCACTACTGAAACAGAGAGCAGAGGGAATGAAGAGCAGTCTTCATTCTGATTGGCCACATAGGATGCAGCGAATTGCAGCGTAGCGTAGACCTCATCCAATCAGTATCCATCAAAACATGGCGTGTGCCTTTATGAATGAGGAGCAGCGTATGTTGTGCATGTGCGCACGTGTCCGCTGTGTGTACATTTCAGCTTAACTGTAGCACTTACACGCATTTAGTGGAACGAATTGGACACCCCAGAACACTATTATTActtacaaaacaataattttgaaaaatcagATCACTGTGTGGCAGATCAACAGGGTGTTTGAGCACATGGGCTATAATAAAGGGTGCTTTGCAACTGTCTGGCTTGAAATTTCCCACCGGAGCCTGTGTGGACAACAGCAGCTGAATGAAGCATTAATCAAGGGCACacaaatatcagttttcacaTGACCAATGAGAACAGCTGCAGCCATTTGTTTTAACTGCTGGATGGATGCTATAATTTGaataactgataaaaatatgTGCCTTTCCATGAACCTAGTGTCTGGCAAGCAAAACTGGGGAATTAGGTTAAGTGTGTATGGGGCCTCTTTGGTGTCTCAACAGTGCCCCCTACAGGCGGATGAGAGGGACGCCACTCAAAACAAATTACATCATAGATAGCCTGCCCATTCACTGCTGGTTCTTGCAGACAAAGAGCAGACAGACTCTGAGCCGAGGCACATTACTAGGCTAAACGTGGCAAGATAAAGGACATCTGTAGAAGAACGAGTCTGTCTGTTCATTCTGATGATGCTGGCTGTGCTGATGGGactcacaaaaatatgaaattaaatatttaatcaccTGCGCTGCAGAGctgaaataatgtgaaatgttttcaaaaggaTTTGAAATGATCATATAATTCATCATGCAATAAAAGAAGCCATGTAAAGTAAATATGCAAGCCTTCGTGAAAGAAAAAAAGCTCATTTGGTTTTGAAAGCAGCAGTGTAAGATCTACATTTAATGTCACTGCATTGATTTTGAGTGGAACATTGTCAAGATTGTGGTTGAGAGACATTTCTCTTTCAAATGAAGAACATGCCATCTAATGGCAAGGAAGGGGAAGACAGGCATCAGAGGAGGCATCACATTGTACCTTAATGCAGAAATAGAATTAgccattaatatatttatacacacacacatacatatatatatttatatatatatatatatatatatatatatatatatatatatatacacacacacacacatttcacagcaCATTAGAGGATCATTACACAACTAGCATTTTAATTCAACAGtgagctgagaaaaaaaaaaattaattcaacaaCCCATTcaatatttattctaatatttaatattttaattgaactGAACACTCTTTACAAATTCCCCAGTGATTCAACTTACTCCTAATATGGGTCactagacatttatttttttccctcatggccttgacaaatttttattttttactttttctctcCATTTCAATTAATACCAGACATCCCTGACCTGACATAATTTGGCTAAGTTCATTTTCTTATTATAAAAGTGGCCCAGCTTACCCTACAGGGCAAAACTGGTAAACCTTAAAAGCAACATCATCTTGTTCCCTTTTTGTAAcattcaagaattttttttttttttttttggcacatttcCTACAAAACAAGTTATGATGTTCAGTGTTCAATCTCCCCAACGTTTAGCACTGATTCAGGACATGACCACAAAACATGGCATTTTTCATCACCTCCAACATATCAAAGATACACACAAGATAAACAGGGCAGAATGTGgagaaattcataattttattaaaaacaatttgcaAACAGTTGATGCACAGTTTATAATCCACATATAAAACTTCACATTTCCACACACTGGCACACAAAACTGCCtatttgttaacaaaaaaaaaaaaaaaaatcttttagatCAAAATCTACATTTTGGAGTAAATCTAAATGCACTGTAGAATAGAACATACTGGTAATCAATCATATCATTTTCTATGCAATATGGCTGCATACACGACCAACACCCTCATTCCAATGCAGAATCAAGAGAACTAGTGAGCATTAGCACTAATTCAAAATTATGGACCATAATTTACTTTAGCCACTGCAAAAACCGCATTAACAAGTTACTTCACATTTGAAGCATTAAACAATTGAACTTtcctaaaaacaataaaaaaagaaaatatattttcctttctCTGTGGGACACAATGTTTCATGTCATATGTTCATATTTCCGTGATGGCTTCTTAAGACTTCAGTGCAATTCAGATACTGAAATACATTCAACATTAAGGGACTAGAGGAGGATCATATTCAAAATTCAGTTTCCAatctgaagtttaaaaaaaatgagccaAAACTGCAGTACAGGAGAACTCGCAGAATCATTACGTTGTTATTTGAATCACACCGAAATGGATGAACAAGTCTTTTCCTCATTTCTTTCCACAAATCATTTGGTAACAAAAGGGACAAGACACTGTAGCTCTGATCTTATTTTACCCAGAAATCACAAGATCACCACACAAAGCACTCGCTCCTTGATCAGTGCCCTGAGATGCTGAACACTGGTATAATGCATAACTGATAGAGCACCAAATGCACTTTGGATCATTCAATAAAGAACTCCTCGCTGATCTTCTTTGATATTTAGATGCAGagaggtttcttttttttccccccatgaaAGCAAGCAAGAGATGATCCCAAAAGGACAAAAACGTTCACATTGAGAGTAGAGAAATACtctgatattttgaagaacttgCGACCTTTCGGTGTCTTTGGGTGGCCATCAGGAAAACCAGTACGACAAAGTTCATAGACAAATCACAGCTCATGCAATTCaccacaataaaaataactttaaaacgaCATTAGGGTACAGAAACCCATCTGTACAGTATCAGACAACAGAAACCTTGGATCCTACAGCGTTAAACCTAAAGATCCAAGCGTAAACGGTCAGTCAAATGCGACAAGAATTCATGAAATTCAGTCTGTAGTTCAACCCCAGAGTTATCCCCACCAATCTTGCCAATCCAGATTTCATTCATGAACTAAAAAGCACCGTCAACTAACTTGAAAACAGGTCCGGATGGCCTCCAGGTTTGCTCATATCCTGAGCAGGTCATCCAGCGCTAGCGTGTCCAGGTCACAGGAGTCAAACAGATCGCTTATGCCCTGCTCATCACCCAAGCCCAACATGTATTCATCGCTGAGAAGAGCAGGAGACAGCGACACAAAGGGGATGGACTCCTCCGGCTGTTGGAGAATGGAGGACAAGGAAGAACTGAGGGGTGACATGGGGGCACTTCCAGTCAGGGGCCCATAACCATTGACGCTACCATTAGAGCTGCCGTTCGTCTTCACACCATCAGACATTCCATCTGTAGCGGCTCTGAAAAGATAAAGAACAGGAAAAtataatttcctctttttttttttttttttggaaggaacAGATGTAGAAGTTCTGCTGTAGAAGTTCTTGCCTTGGGAGACTTTGAGAAACGCAGGGTGATTTCCATTCACATCAAGGCCGTTTTGCAGCAGGCTCCCGGAGTCACCTCCGTCCGTACAGAGGAAAACATCAATGGGACCCTTGGAGCTACTCAGGTGGACCTCTAAACTCTGAATGGACATCACAAAGGATTAAGTATAAAGAACAAATCTAAAAATCACTTTCACTTCAATGAGCTGCTTCTACTAGAACCAAAGTAACTGATGTGTTTTGGTCAATCAGATCACAAGTAGACGAGGGAGACATTCCCGTTTACACCTGCTGTTTTAATCTTGTCCACTTTCAACCACTTCGCTCTTGATTTCGAGGAGATGGTCTAATAGCGGGTGTATTTATGGGCCTTTTCCCGATCTTTCATTGCAATAGTGAAAAACGTACGTAATTTAAGAATGCGAAAGGATTAACAGAAACCATAAAGCAAGCAGCAGCTTGTTTCTTCTCTGATAGCCGCGAAAATATACCAAACACTGTTTTCATTACCGTTTTTGTGCATTtaagtatcgcatcagaaacaAGTGATGGAAAAGTTTTTCTCCAcgtgcatcaaaaaagtcatgtgactttgcatgATGGGATGGCATAACTTGAATAAATAGTGGACCGATCTTGCTTGAATCATTTGAACCGATCTGAAATCCCCGAGCACAGTCAGTCGTAAAGTATTGCTGTATAATTGTCTCCCAGAACTGTCTTGCATGACTGCGTTGCCAAATAGCAGCATCCACCTCTGAAAGCAATGACCGCATTTATGGTGTTTCGCATGCTTGCTCTGAGGTgcaagttatttaaataaattatatacagtggcttctcctacttttcttagtgatattaaGTCAGTTTATCAAGTGATTGTTTTGTTCTTTGTCCCGTAGGATGGAAATGGgcctttattcgcaaatgttttatgcaatattgcAATTTTGCGCACAAGTcaaatttgcaactttggatggacCAACCCgttctcacggcaattcgtacatatttgaCAAGGAGACTAATTTGTACGAATGTGAAAAATTgcacgtattttacgaggtggcaaATTCGTAGAAATTCGTATGAaggaccacacctaaccccgcccTTAAACTCAAGTCACAGAAATCGTACAAAATCATACGAGTGAGGATATACGAATTCGTACAAATAAGCCACCTCGTACAATACATACAAATTGGCCACGAGATGGACACACAGCGATTGGGTTTGTGTTAGAAATAGGATTGATTAGAGAACattgtgctttttaaatgttttgacttcaaaattacaattttaagtatAAATCCTGTCTGGCTAGCATGCTTTAACACGTCCTGTAACGTTTAAGAACTAGGTCAATCTTTGGTGGCTGTTCAAATGAATTTGACCACATGAGCATTTAAACTATGAAAGCAATGCGGTTGAATGAGTTTGACTACCTCTGGAAGCACTGGACTTCCGGAAACAGGCAAATTGGAATAACACTAGTACATTGGTGAGGAGACATGCCACATGTACAACACTTTTGTGCATTATTGTACATATGCCAAAAGTGCCCATTAGTGCATTCTGccatttaaattctttttttttttctttaaaaacctttGAGTTTACTATTacttaaatgctgttttaattaaAGGAAAGTTAGAATAACAGGCTGAAATCAGTTTAGGTCACtactttattttatacaaacCACAAAccataatacaccaaaaaaaaaaaaaaaaaatcatgcatatcAGTCTATCAATTAGTCACATTCCATCTGCCACTTGTTAGTGATGTATGAACTGATGGTCAGGAGGAGGCATTTGAAAAGCTACCACTTCCATaatctggtttattttttttaggcttgTAGGAGTTCTGAATGATTGGCTACAAATTAGTTGCCAAATTGGCTGGTGAgtgaaaatgttaatttcaagacgttgattattttagttttgctCTCTGCATTAAATATGAATTGTTTATTTGTCAAATCAGCAACCACTCAAACTTTTTATCATGTTAAGATTTACTGGTTGAACATGATTGCAAATCTAGACTAGACTTGTAAACTAGACTTAATGCCTccaatgaaggttttttttttttttttaacctgtcaaATTAACTCGATTGAGTTTGACTCATCACAAATGGCTCGCTCACTCAATGAATCAGTTGTTAGAGTTGTTATTGAATCAACATCCAATTTACTCAACTTCAAGTCATTACAGTCTTATGACTCAAAATACACCAAGAGCTGTTAAGGCTCTCCGTATACTCTCACCTAAGATTGTATTGTTACGATTTTAATCCTCTTATCAATATTAATCTTCAAAATTTGGTGCAAATTTGGTTCTCCATTCAAAACAGGTCTTTAAGACCTAAAGCATAAATTGAATATACCGACATCCAAATTCGTTCCCAACTGTTAAATTCACTTACCAACTGCGTTTACAAGAACACTCGATAAGATGGGGATTTTGACCAATTATGTGCAATAAGGCATGAAAGAGAACTAAAATCGGGACTGCATGATGTCCGAGAAGTGATTTATTGTATGAGACAGTCAGCATGATCTGCACACAGAGTACTTTCCTGCGATTTCTTGTGCTTAAATTTtaacattaaccctctggagtctgaTGGTGTTTTGGGGCCCTGAAGAAGTTTTgacattagtgttttttttcagtatcttgaCATATTAATGTCTAAAGTCTGATAACAGTGTATTCAGCAccaactgggctacaataatatgtgagcagcatgaaagtgcatgtttgtgtttttgaaaaaacaatgtttatgcgtggttagtgaaaaacttttttttttttttttaagtcactgaaataaggccataaaacacatacagaacatttgatCACAAGACTTGTTCACtcgttcacagaaaacaatatattgatttaacatttgtaaaacatgttttgtgataGAATGCCCTTATGCGAGGGAGTGACAATGGCCAtgaatatttagtgattcacacctgagagacaaagggcCTGAGGCAGGTAAGAAAGAGTGTGAGGAGAGTAAAATAATGAGGGTTTTggattattatttgaattttatttgcaATACAGTATAATATACACAGTGAAGGTCAAGGACGCATGATTGAACATACTAATCTGAAAAATGAGACTTGTACATGTACTTAAATGTAGTCAgaaattatagtttgggaaaagactaactagtaaaatgtgtacaagttatgtcaCAGTAACAACAGATGCAAGTAATCTTAGGCTACTCATCAGAATGAGAATCTCCACTGGATCTAGCTGTGTGACGCACATCTGAGGTATCTGAGGTAAAGTTATTTCTCTCAGCACGTCTTCCAGAAACAAGTAGCAGCCAGGGTGAACTCTTAACGTTTGTTTACAGATGTAAACATGGATGTAAGGGCATGATCGCATTCGATATAATGAGCTGAGATGGGAAAACTGGAGCTCGCGCTGGATTCATACCGATTACTTTAACggagaatatttgttttggatgtgacttacttcatttaaaagtagacatttcaagctttctatacatatatttctcatgtcGTTGAGTCAAGTATTCACGgagattcatgttttatttttatgtctgaaGAGAGGTGACAGAGTCGGCAGAGAAGGCACcctgtatattttacaaaagcacattgttTTGTTGTAATTATGACTATACACAAagaaaagtagaccctttgcagtttcaaATGATACCttattcttatctgtatgacAAAGAAAATACTAGACGGACCGGACCAGTGCAGGCTTCGACCCCAGGGGGTTAAGCAAGACCCATGGCTGCTATGAGGCTGTGTCAGGAGATAATGAATACCGATATTAATATAGATAACGTTTTTCGAGGTGTTTATCAATACTACAGTACTAAGCAGTCAGGAATCTATGCCAATTTAGTTCTTGTTCTTAATACTCATCCCTCCAgcgtatttatatatttttattgtgtaccTCGATGGATtgttaggagaaaaaaaaaaaaaaacccaccaacaaCAACTAGATTTACTCGAAGAACCCCAAAATCCCCAAGCACACCCAACTATTACGTAACCACCATGGACCAATAACAGTTTGAAGGTGTTAAACAGGCAGAGTTGAGCTTTCCGGAAAGTTTGCGCTGACGAGAAAACACCTGGGTTTCTGACAGATTTAGTTTGAAATGACTCCACACTTGTTTATTCTCCGATttcacaaagtatttttgctttcttgTAACTAAAACAGTAGAACAGGTGCGAGCAAGACCACTGTTGTTCCCAGATAAAGCAAgaactaattaaatataaaagtgtaCCAATGCAAAGTTACTTTGGAGAAAAGCGTCTACCAAATGctcaaatgtaaattaaagaacaCTGGGATGTGTAGAgcgtagggatatgccggtatcaaattttcctgttgcgattaattgataatgtttcgtcacggtatgcggtattatcacggtattgaaattaagtttttaaaaagtggtcataatacagtataacaggttaaataacttttttcgtataacaaaaataactgaacatttaaatacaataaagcaatacaaaaatatatttaaagttaaaaattttacaccgattaaagtgcaaaagaactttaaagacccataggtatcactttacaataagacctaaatgagttaaccttagttaatgcattaacattcacaatgagcaataggtacatttgctacagaagttactaatctttgttaaaaaatacaagtcttagctcatgttagctcattaaataacaaagttgcaactttcgattttaacaatgtgttattaaaaattggaatacctaagattaatgaatgtttagaagaatttttcattgggcagtttgtaactaatgaagccctaatgtaaagtgttaatgaacaataaagaatcaaaacactttcaaacaatatctaggacatgtttgttgtccagattaaaatggaaaaaaaaattatggaaatatataaatattattttatattatttaaatgtttagaaagtagcagctgtttttatttatggggtttccagggtaagggctgcattttctgcaatttagcgccatctgctgtcagaaagtgaatgtgctttcattcagcgcatctctcacgtgttcctccatgtgcttctcgtgcatgcttgtttacatcagggttcacatgcgtctttaaagcagcatacaacagtgttgtgcattttgaccaattgatgggaaaagtattcttaaaatgcatttcaaattctgaataatttgtaatatataattattctcggtatttggaagtgcccacgataacaatatcgtgcatattcattaccgcgatatatcgcattaccgaatatcggcacaAGTCTAGTAGAGCGTTCTTTCTAAAGTTTGTGACACTTAAATCAGTGCAATAAATTGACATTTATACAGCTATTGGTCAAACACTAATTTTGTTGGAGCATTTAAAATGGATTACCAACAAGGCTTCTGAGTAGTTGTTGAATATTTACAACATACGGTAAGATTTCAAACAGTCCTCGACTTGTTTCGTTCTCGGTGTGTAAAGGCATTTACATGCATGAActcaaactaaaaattatttacctcctTTGGGTCAGGCACCTCCAACTTTGTTTCAGATGGTGCTTTAACCGCTATGACGGTTTGGTCTTTTAGGCTCTTTATTCTTCGGATGTCCTGATAGGTCACATAGGCATATGTGAGAAAGGTTAAGGACACAACAGGGAATTACTTCCATTCCTTTTAGTGAACTCATTTTCTGGTCTTCAGTGACCATTATGCACTTGAGAAATCACAGCTGACTGCTAGAGTAAAGGATATTTCTGACTTTGGATCTCCTCAGTCATCTGCTGGACGTTACGCGTGCAGGCCTGAATGAGCTCATCCAGACGTCTCTCCTCCTGACTGAGCGCCAGCATCTCTCTGGCCAGGCTGTGACTCGACATGGCTGGAGATGGAAGCCCACCCTCTGACGGCAGACTGGAGCCCCTGCAAACACCACAGCAGAAGTCAATGCTTAAAACATAGAGCTCAAATCTACTAAGCATCCAAAAGATTCAGCGATGCTTAATGCAAACCACACTTTTAAGTAACCCACAGCCATTGTATGTTGTTCTTTGACTTCTTCTTGATGAGGCACACCCCCTCCAGCACGTTGGTGATGTCATACAGACGTCGCTTCTGGACGTTGAGCACAATGGCGGCTTTATTGAGATCCAGCACTCCATCGGTGGACTGCGCCAGGAGCTGACAGAACTTTTTAGTCAAGAACCCCAAGGATGTGTCGTATCGGGTCTTCTCCGGTGGGGTTTTGGGAGCTGAAATGTAAGAAGTCGTTCaatcatttatttctttgaatCTGTTTTTAGTAAGGAATGGGGGGTGGTTGGtggtttgtttaaatgatataactTAATATAGGTGGCTCTACACACTTATCACATCAGTAAAACCGTGGAATGCTGGAATGAACTTAATACCTTTGGGGACCTTCAGTTTAAGAGCTCCTTTGCCACTCCGAAGGGATTTAGCTGGCTCACTGTATTGGTGGTCTGTGATGTCCAGCTCCAGCCTCCTTTTAGCCTGTGTGAAGAAAATATGGAAGGTGGCCACTGAACCCTTTTAGTCATACACAGGTTTGTGTGTGATCTTTCAGGGTTGTTTGATCACATAACATCACTCCACAATTCAAATGCACAGAAATGCTAAAAATCCCATGTTACACAATATTTAGTCAACGTCCTCATTTTAAGAACAGAATGTAGGCATTATTCATTGCAAATACTGAATCCATCGCTTACGTTATTTGGAACAATTGGCAAAATTATtgggtaataaaaataaaaaaaatcacaaattacgCCAATATACtatctgtggtcattaaaaagtaaatttatcAAGAGTAACATTTTAAGTTCCTagaagtgcattttttttctgcaaactgTACAGGATGGCAGATAAAAAGCAGCAGATATTAGTTTTGCCTAATAATATAACACTTGAAGTCAACACACTAAGAGCAGGGGGAAGCAAAATTGCACTCCTCAATTACCACTTACAGTAATTTACAGTACCACTAACCCTGAGATAATTAGATGTAGAAGAGATctattttttgagttttgcatGTTGCAAAAATACTGCTGTCATCATTGCATGTTAAATAGCAAATACAGTTTGATGTCATAAGAAGCGCACTTTTAAAGTGCTGCACAAAAGTATACACGCATTGCAACCTGTTTAAATGTATAGatgaaatgcatattttgtagtttagggatatatatatatatatatatatctatatatatatatatatatatatatatataatatatatatatatatatatatatataaacaactttaaaaatggcTTGATCTTAAAATCACATTTGCTGAAGTTAAGGCACTCCATGTTAAGTTATAGCTTGATTTGTGTCTATACAAAGGAGACAATAGATTACGTGGTAAACTTTTgcatgggaaaaaaataacaccCACATATATAAACTGTAAGcctaaatttcatattttaaaacacctaaaaaaaaaaaaataaagtcacaaaataagcaacttttttttttaatatatatcatcCTTACATTAACAATCGAATGCTGCTAGTTGTATATTTAGCCTCACAATTTTATGGTTTTGTTATTAATTCACAATATAATTGAGTTAATCTTAGATGATATTTCAttcgttttatttttgttccttctttcattcattcatcctcATCTCCTTTTTCCTATCTTTTTCACTTGCAATTACCTTCAATTTTGCATTAGTCGTTTTTAAATTGAAAACTAAACTGAAGTCAGAAGTTGTTGTAATTGCTGTATTGTTTTATGTCCTGAACCCTATAAAACAAAAAGTTGATCCTTTGATGAACGGTTTCAGTTGGGATAATATGAACACCATCGATCTCGCGTATGTCAAATTACTTGGTAAACAGATGCCAGTCAGGAGTTTTTGCAGtaagtaacaattaaaaaaaaaaatacaagagttAGCAAAGCATTTGGCTTAGCACAGAGTCCGCGAGCTCAGAAATGACTCCATCCCCCATCCGGAGACAACAAACCCGGGCCTAGACTCCACTAATTCAAGCTTTTGCGAGTTAAGCAGACTCTTAAGACCTATATTAGACCATATTTAGTCGATATCGCTTTACATTGTCTTTATGAGACCTATATAAAGCGATTTACAGAAGCAGCCCTCGAGCTTTCGAAGAAAACTTTAAAAGGCGTGCAACTGGAAACCAACAGAGTTACAAACACTACACTattgttattttaagttaaaaacaaacaagcattacAGCATCTTGTCTGATACAA
The Cyprinus carpio isolate SPL01 chromosome A19, ASM1834038v1, whole genome shotgun sequence genome window above contains:
- the LOC109111524 gene encoding transcription factor E2F3-like, producing the protein MRKGGSSLPGQVMLTGVVRGEQHGIFSAVSDRRCASYSNAARLQITTPPSTNNVYVSEASADSLYSTPLQGATHGTGLRPALGRPPAKRRLELDITDHQYSEPAKSLRSGKGALKLKVPKAPKTPPEKTRYDTSLGFLTKKFCQLLAQSTDGVLDLNKAAIVLNVQKRRLYDITNVLEGVCLIKKKSKNNIQWLGSSLPSEGGLPSPAMSSHSLAREMLALSQEERRLDELIQACTRNVQQMTEEIQSQKYAYVTYQDIRRIKSLKDQTVIAVKAPSETKLEVPDPKESLEVHLSSSKGPIDVFLCTDGGDSGSLLQNGLDVNGNHPAFLKVSQGAATDGMSDGVKTNGSSNGSVNGYGPLTGSAPMSPLSSSLSSILQQPEESIPFVSLSPALLSDEYMLGLGDEQGISDLFDSCDLDTLALDDLLRI